The following is a genomic window from Rutidosis leptorrhynchoides isolate AG116_Rl617_1_P2 chromosome 8, CSIRO_AGI_Rlap_v1, whole genome shotgun sequence.
TAGGAGGTTTTATGCATATTGATTACACGGGTTCGCAGGTCAATGAGGTAGCAGCcatatctcttttttttttttatgttttttctctttaattatttatttattagtgcTAATTttgggagttttttttttttaattttaatgcaCTTTATGTGAcattcgactcattaaaaaacaaCCCATCAGCTGCTATgcgataaaagaaaaaaaaacttgtACATTTTAATTCACATCTTTTGTATTTCGTAAACAAGCATTAAAGCTTTAGCTGTAACAAATAGGAACTTAACGTTTGCAGCTCGCCTGTTGGGCTTGGACTCGAAAGTCAAAAAGAATTTTCTTATTCCATTCATAGCAATCAAGGTTAGTGCTTATACATTTGAGCGTTTATGTAGTATTTTGTTTTAAGTTTACCGCTTTAATAATGCAACCACTTATGAAATAATGTTTTTAGCACACAAATTTATTACCCTTCACTTATTTTACAATCATGTGTGAGCAGTCATTGGTTCAATATGTTGTTATAATAAGCTTTTTAGGTTGTTTGATACTTTTATAAGGAGTAAAAACTTTTTGTTTATTTTGTTCGTCATTGTGTTGTTGCAGGTTGGTTtcatgattgcttaatattttgtgTAGTCAAATTTTTTCAATAATATACTTGATCAAAGTTTACTCCTTTATAAATCGCtacctatattttttttttatgtatagtGTGATTAGTAATGATAATTTTCTTTTTTGATACTTATTTATCAACAGGTTCAGGTTGGTGGTTCCCCGTCTTTTAAGATTGAGAGAAAACTTGGAAAGGTGGGATTTGGGCAAATATAAGTTGGTCGTCATATTGATACTCCGGTTCCTCGTGAAAGAACTGGTTTTGGAGGCCTAAAGAGTTGTAACATACACTAATAGTATTGATGGGTTGCCATTAGAATGTAACAGACTGTCCATTTTCAAAAGAGTATCTCATTTGATAATTTTTTAAATGTGAGAATATTTGTTGGTAAATGATATAAAGAATTTGCAATAGCTTTCATTAGTTATGCTTATTAACTTTTGTATATTTGATCAACATATCAGTACAGGTGATTTTATCTGAAGAATTACAAATATTGATCTATTGTACATATCAACTTCcattataaatatttttaaaaaaaaacccgcaagggtctttaactagtttgagtttctaaagtatagtaatGCTATTGTAAAGTAAAGTACTGCTATTAAACCGATTCAGCACGTCGGTTTGAAAATTCCGCTCCAAAGTAGGATGGCACTCTCGGGTAACGGGCACGTGTCTTTAAAACTGCGATCTGCCCGCCAGGATTTTTCTTTACCTACCCGTTAACTGGTAATTTTTTCCCTCGTATTCGTGGCCCGCGGATATCTGCGACCCACGGGCAAATCTGCGGGTTTAAAAATATACATTTTATAACAAAATGTGCTCGTGGATACATACTCATGACCCGCGGAAAAACCCTTGGGTAAACCCGTGAATAATAGGATTAATAACAAAaatgtgtatatgtataattattatatttatatttatgcggGTTAACAAGTATATTGTCACGGGTTTCTCTAATGAGTATCACGGTTTTGCATGTCAGATTTTACCCGTCGCGTTTGTTTTATACTCACGACCCGCCCACTACCCGTTAATGGGTACAAAATTTTTACGCGTCCCGTACCCGCGGGTGAACTCTTTTGAATTTACTTGTCCACCACAGACACATATACCCGTGGGTCACGGGTTTTTTCCGCCCATTGCCATCGGTAATAAACCGAAAAAACTGGTACCGAACCGAAACTGAAACCAGTACCGCTTTAGTAAATAGGTACGGTTTTCGATTCTTGGATTTGTTGATTTCGGTTTCGGTATTAGTAGTTTCGGTACAATAAGGTTCCGGTACCGATTTCATTCCTATGCATACTTTTCGGATTTTATTAAATAAATGTCCCCGAGTCTAATTTTTGGGAGTTATAGAAAAAATTGATTAAAAATATGTATAAAGTACGAGTATAAGAACTACTCCGTAAAACTGTGAATAAGAAATTAAAAGGGTACAAACCCCCATATATATAAGAGCCCATGCGCTAAATATGAAATTTACTGTCACTTTTACGTTAGGTTTCAATCATAATAATCCTATGAAACCAGTTGCGAAAAAAAAAATTCTACGAATAGAACTGGATTGCGGCGGTCCTAACCAGGTAATCGTTTTAAacaatttaattttaattcaattaTTTAAATATAAATTCTAAATTATACCATATACATATTGTTCATGTTATATTCTTCAATTAACTGATGTACTGTTGTTTCTTTATTTATTGTTTGTTATTGTCCACagtaatatattaaattttatttgaCCGAGATTTAATAAATGGATGTTCGTGACAAAAAACAGAGGCTGTGCATTACACAACTTCCTGATGACCTTTTGAGCCTGATTTACCGAAAACTAAACGAAAAGCGTGATCAAGTATGTTTTAGGCTAACGGCTGATCATTTTCTTGATATCGCAATTATAAGTTGTAAATGCTTGGACGTTACAAGCTCAACCAGGTTAAGTAAGTCATACAACCTTGATTCAATTGTGCTGGGTAGATTTCTTGATCGTTTTCGGCATTTAGATTCACCTTCATCGATATCAGTTCTGAATCTTTTATATTTCGGCATTACGGACAATGGATTGGAAACGTTAACCAGATATTGTAATAAATCCTTAATAAGCGTCACTCTTACGTCCTGCTATCACATAACAAACACTGGAATTTCGTTTCTTAAACAAAATTGTCCTCAACTTCGATCACTCAAAATAGACTGTTGTAAAAATGTCGTTGGAGTAACATCCCAACAAGGTTTTTCGTCAACTTTGACTTATTTACAAGCTGATGCACATGCCCTTTATCCGACTGGATTTTTAAGTGGAGGCGGTCTTGAGTATCTAGTAGTAGTTTTTCATcacattgaaaaaaaaattcaaaagtaTAAGAATGAGATCGAACTTGGTTTGGCGGCAATTGGTTCGGGCATTGCTAAAAATCTTAAAATCCTTCACTTTGATTATTATTCCTATGTTACGGATGACTGCATCATAAAAGTTTCAATGGGGTGTCCCTTTCTTCAGGAGTTGAAGTTAGTAGATTGTACTGGATTAGGGCTCCCTGGTTGGGTTTCAATTGGATTGCATTGTCAAAATTTGGAGACACTACATGTGAACTCGGTCGAGAACCTTTGTGATAGAGGATTACTAGCGTTGGGTCATTGCTGCAAATTATCTGTGTTGTACATGTACTATTGCCCACAAATTACTTCCGTTGGGATTCACGAATTTAAGACACAGAGACCGGATGTCAACATAATAAGGACAATAGGGACACCATGTTTCCCAAAATGGACACAATATTAAGCACTTGAAAGACGTCTTTTTGTGGTGTGATCGTGACAGATGCAGCTTTCTCTTGTGTGGTGTGTCTTTCTCTTATCTACTATGATTTAGCCTACCGTTTTAACACAAAAGTAGGTAGAAGTGGATCAAAGTGATACTTTCGACCAATTTACGTACATAAATGTTGATTTGGGTTACGTTTTATCTCAAACTGTTTACGTACAAAAATGTTGATTTGGGTTACGTTTTATCTCAAACTGTTTACGTACGAAATCGATATGGGTCTAAGGGACTTGTGGGGGTGAATGGATGGTATTGGGTCCAAGGGTATCTATAATTATAAAAACCTTAAATCTCTTTACATGGTATGTATACATAAATGTTTATGAACCCATACCACAAATCTTTTCAatctattttaattttaatttttgttttttgGCCGAAAAAGTAGCCATTTTGACATGTAACCCAACCTGTAAGTTATCCCATTTTTGCCTTGTATAAGGCTTTAAGCATTGTTATATAGAGTAATTAACACCTCCGCCTTTATAAAACTGGAATGGAACATAAACAAGATGGTGACACTTTATCttgaattaaatgattgtaaagggaTATTGTCCAGATTGATTACAATATTCTTGGCCATACGAGTACTATTATGTTAAGAAGAACATAAGAACTAGAAGCTCTGAATTTGGTTGACCAGTTTATGGCTATACTCCCATAGCTTCTTGGCCAGTTCAGGATCAGTTGCGAAGTTGCTTGCTAGCCATTCATTGGAGTCCAAAAAGTACTTTCCGGTCACCCCTTTTAGATTTAGGTGCAGTGCTACATAGCAAGTTGTTACTGCACCTTATACACAATAAGAATTTTGCACTATTAAATTTAAGTTGTAACCGTTAACTGTTACAAGTCATGTTCAGGTGTTTAATCAAAccaacaaataaaataaaaaatacttgATTGAACTGATTGTATTAGCGACCTTAAATTTACTATATCTTGTTCAAGTATTCGCTATATAATCTAGTTTGATTTGGTATGGAAGAGACTAGTATGTGGTTCCTGTAATATAATCTACTGAATAAAATTATCCGATCAAATTGGTTAACAATAAATAAATGGAATGGAAACTTATATGAAACTAAAAGGAATATAAACAATGTAAAAGCAATCGAAAATGTACCTGCATGACATTTTTCCATATGATGTATGTGAAGTTGTGAACACGTTCAAAGTTCCTGCTAAAAATCACAAAAAACTAGATAGGCCTTTATTTACGAGAAACTAGGGTGTAAATATACCCGCAAACTGGTCAGGTTGGGTCGGTATGGGTCACGGGTCAAAACGGGTTTGGGTTGAAATGGTTCATGGGTCAAACGAGTCAAATTTTTAAACGGGTCCAAAGGGTCAGGTTGGGTAGGTTGGGTAACGGATAGAAACGAgctatgggtcaaatgggtcaaaaaatATTTTAGTTATTTGTATCTATTATCTCAAGTATtcattatatatatgtaatatgtatacatatatatacatatatatatatatatatatacatatatatatatatatacatatatatatatatatatatacatatatatatatatatatatatatatatatatatatatatatatatatatatataaaagaaaataattACATAATAGAAGATATAACCATCAATGATTTCATAAATGTTTGACGAATGAAACTTATTATGATCTTTATGCTTGACATGTTTGACCCATTCAAAAAACCTACTAGACCTATCTCTATTTATTGAGCTTTAGGAATTGATACCCACTAGACATGTTTCTTTATATTTTATATAGAACCCCATAAGTTGGAGGGAAACTCATTGCACCTTAATTTTTTTTAGGTTTGGGGTTTACGttgctttttttcttttcttttcaagaATCAATTGACCCAAAAGCttgacccaaatttgagagtatGAGTCTCAATTCCCAAGTATAGGTGTAAATGAGCTGAGCTACTTGCGAGCTACTCGAGCTCGACTCAATAAAAGCTTGATTCTAGATGAGCTCAACGAGCTCGAAACCaagcttaaatatatattttgaagatattttcgtaaACGAGCAAAAGCTTGAGTAAATGGTCTCACATTCATAATACTGATAAATTGACTGTTGCTGTGTTTAGTCTTTGAGTTTGTTGTACACTATTTTGACATTAAATTATTACCCTAAAGTTCTGAACCATGCAATATTGTATGTCAACATAAAAAAATGCACATTGCAGAATGAATATTTCTCTAACAGATTTCACATATTACTCTTTGATCATGAGTTAAGTGATTTTCATCTCTCATTTTTGATTGTGGAACTGTCAAAGGGTCAGTTTTaccttctttctttttttttttttttttttttttttttgcaaatcttATATAAGAAAACATTTACAGATCAGAAGAACAATGGTTTAATTGCAACCTAAAACATTATTTTCTTGTTGCTTAGAACTAAAATATATGATCATGCAAAGACTTACTCATAAGCCAAAGAGAATGTCTCATGAGATCTGTCATCATCAACTCAAGGTGTACAAAGATTAATGTAATATTTGCTCCTTCTTCctgcattttttttatataaatatacatatatatatatatatatatatatatatatatatatatatatatatatatatatatacatatatatatatatatatatatatatatatatatatatatatatatatatatatatatatatatatatatatatatatatatatatatttgaaagtcaagtaaattttattaataaaaagaaCAGTACACGAAATAAACAACTAGCCAGGAGCTAGACAAAACACACAACAACACGCAACCGCATAAATaaggcgcacacacacacacactaaaaCTCGAAACTATAGAAGACAATCACGAGGGCATATGAGGTGACACGACTCGACAAATAAGCAAATCTATGTTTCCGAGTCCGATGACTCGCAAGAAGAGCAGCATGAGCAGCAACCAATATCCTCATCCGAGTCATTCATCACATTCTCAATAAAGTATCTTTCCTGCCACCGACAATTGTCTCGATGACGGTTACATTTCATATTACACCTACCCCACACATGTTTAATAAAACAACTTTTGATCAAAGGAGGGACTTTTTTCTTTTTAACACGAAAACGAGCAACCGTGGTAAATGCTAGGCAATCAATTTTTCCGGGCTGGGGTCACCCACGTCTCTTTCGTCTGAGCCCAGATCCATCCCATTTGGGGCCTGATTGACATTGTCCATATCAAACACACTGGCCCAATAGGAGTTTCTGGCCCATTTTGGTTTTGAGCACCTATTAAATGGGAAACCGGGTAAAGGGATTTACGTTTGCCTTTACTTCCATCGATACCTGTACCTACCACATAGGAAATTGCATCAGAACACCTCGACGATTGGAATTTTTTGGGCGACGAGTCACCATCCAATTTGAATTCTGGGGTGGAAATCGAGGCTGAGGAACCGCCGGCCGGTGGTGGATCCATGCAATCATCAGAATCATCCGGTATGAACTCACCATCTTCAACCTCCTCATCATCACCATCTGCGACCTTATCATCTACCGGCGAAGACTCACCATCAACAACCTCATCCTCTTCGCCAATATCAGTATGTTTGTCAGCCTGTAAATCTATCTTATCATCTTCACAATGTTCACCCAAATTAGGCGATACATTAAACTCACCTGAAGAATCTTGAAGAATCTGGGCTCAAAGAAGACGATTCATCTTCCACCTCACCCATATTAGATCCCTTGGCCGGCTCAGATTGAATCCCCTCTGTAACATCTTCGATACGGGACTTATTAATTTCGACCAATGACCATGAAATCCGATCCTTGTTGAAACGAAAAACAAGGTTATGATTGCTCACCGATTCTGGAAGGTCGAATTCGATCCATTTACCATCGATTTTTATCTCGATATGATTTGGTTTATTAGTCCCAACTGAATCAGCGAAGGATTTACCTTCCTGACTAATTGGAAATGATGGTTT
Proteins encoded in this region:
- the LOC139863441 gene encoding F-box/LRR-repeat protein 12-like — translated: MDVRDKKQRLCITQLPDDLLSLIYRKLNEKRDQVCFRLTADHFLDIAIISCKCLDVTSSTRLSKSYNLDSIVLGRFLDRFRHLDSPSSISVLNLLYFGITDNGLETLTRYCNKSLISVTLTSCYHITNTGISFLKQNCPQLRSLKIDCCKNVVGVTSQQGFSSTLTYLQADAHALYPTGFLSGGGLEYLVVVFHHIEKKIQKYKNEIELGLAAIGSGIAKNLKILHFDYYSYVTDDCIIKVSMGCPFLQELKLVDCTGLGLPGWVSIGLHCQNLETLHVNSVENLCDRGLLALGHCCKLSVLYMYYCPQITSVGIHEFKTQRPDVNIIRTIGTPCFPKWTQY